The Bacillus oleivorans genome has a window encoding:
- a CDS encoding S-layer homology domain-containing protein, whose amino-acid sequence MRKTIAAIATFMLVLSLFSLPAKQAMAAEDDITGHRLETEMRHLIELGVLAGYGNNIYKPNQTITRAEFANYVYRALQLPNGVHKFPDVDPGSSLAVGINASAAAGLVQGGSDGKFRPNDLITREQMAVMIDKSLAYLQMEAEKAPLPFTDNDEIQSSTFALAIMHNVSLEIIRGFDDNTFRPKQNATRAEAAAFISRLITKYEEQGGEVTPDVYKVGTINADGTISYGSQSYTTYDAATAAVTSASTQVISLGEKIVKMPSGIAITQPNPDNQAIFYSRPVFTTANIMFGVELYRELEYIESTGEYVKVRVADSIGYVKHSAVKLVPTQQKSSRSYYQVDASGDLIHLEYSYSANAYHTGYAVGPAPDFLETGKKYYSWNGYDFYAENGTKVGTAYNYFQYLPIRTATSYTAQELDQFIAQKYQELGVSNGLLTGKGAFLKQVEEQYRVNALFILAMAGHESRYGTSAYAIERNNLFGIEAFDSDPNRAKYFDSVEDSITALAQNYMNEKYVSPNVSYDNGAVAGNKTTGVNVRYASDPYWGLKVARHMYGIDKALGGKDLGKYQIGITNTSGLNIRTQPTTSSAIVFTYDKAGYPVVILESVTQPDGSIWHKIISDKLDVKEAYVYSIYVNQLNTVNQ is encoded by the coding sequence TTGAGGAAAACAATAGCGGCTATTGCCACATTTATGTTGGTTTTGAGTTTATTCTCTTTACCTGCTAAACAAGCAATGGCAGCCGAGGATGACATTACTGGCCATCGTTTAGAAACTGAAATGCGTCATCTGATTGAGTTAGGCGTTCTTGCAGGCTATGGAAACAATATTTACAAGCCAAATCAAACAATCACTAGAGCTGAATTTGCAAACTATGTTTATAGGGCATTGCAGCTGCCTAATGGAGTGCACAAGTTTCCTGATGTAGACCCAGGCTCTTCGTTAGCGGTAGGAATCAATGCTTCTGCAGCAGCGGGGCTTGTTCAAGGCGGAAGTGACGGCAAATTTAGACCGAATGATTTGATTACACGCGAACAAATGGCAGTTATGATTGATAAGTCATTAGCATACTTACAAATGGAAGCAGAAAAAGCTCCCCTGCCATTTACAGATAATGATGAAATTCAGTCATCCACTTTTGCGTTAGCGATCATGCATAATGTTTCTTTAGAGATTATAAGAGGCTTTGACGATAATACGTTCAGGCCAAAACAAAATGCAACAAGAGCAGAGGCCGCAGCCTTTATTTCCAGATTAATTACGAAATATGAGGAGCAAGGCGGAGAAGTTACTCCAGATGTCTATAAAGTAGGAACGATTAATGCAGATGGAACCATCTCATACGGATCACAATCGTATACTACATATGATGCAGCCACTGCAGCTGTTACATCTGCTTCTACGCAGGTTATTTCTTTAGGAGAGAAAATCGTAAAAATGCCTTCAGGTATTGCGATTACTCAGCCTAATCCTGATAATCAAGCTATTTTTTACTCTAGACCGGTCTTTACAACAGCAAATATTATGTTTGGTGTAGAACTTTATCGAGAACTAGAATATATCGAATCCACTGGAGAATATGTAAAAGTCCGGGTGGCTGATTCGATTGGTTATGTCAAACATTCTGCTGTAAAGCTTGTGCCTACTCAGCAAAAAAGCAGTAGATCTTATTATCAAGTAGACGCATCTGGTGATTTAATTCACCTTGAATACAGCTATTCAGCAAATGCGTATCATACTGGTTACGCGGTAGGGCCAGCACCAGACTTTTTAGAAACTGGCAAGAAATATTACAGCTGGAATGGGTACGACTTCTATGCAGAAAATGGAACAAAAGTAGGAACAGCCTATAATTACTTCCAGTACCTGCCGATTAGAACAGCAACCAGCTATACTGCACAAGAATTAGACCAATTTATAGCTCAAAAATATCAAGAGCTTGGGGTTTCAAATGGATTACTTACTGGCAAAGGTGCTTTCTTAAAACAAGTTGAAGAACAATATCGGGTTAATGCATTGTTTATTTTAGCAATGGCTGGCCATGAAAGCCGTTACGGTACAAGTGCATATGCCATCGAAAGAAACAATTTGTTTGGAATTGAAGCTTTTGATAGCGATCCAAACCGCGCAAAATATTTTGATAGTGTAGAAGATAGTATCACTGCATTAGCACAAAACTATATGAATGAGAAGTATGTTAGTCCAAATGTTTCCTATGATAACGGAGCGGTTGCCGGTAACAAAACAACAGGTGTCAACGTCCGTTATGCATCTGACCCATACTGGGGCTTAAAGGTTGCCCGTCATATGTACGGCATTGACAAGGCGCTTGGAGGGAAAGATCTAGGAAAATATCAAATTGGCATTACGAATACGAGCGGATTAAATATACGGACACAGCCTACCACATCATCTGCGATCGTTTTCACTTATGATAAAGCTGGTTATCCAGTTGTGATTTTGGAAAGCGTTACTCAACCAGACGGATCCATCTGGCATAAAATCATCTCTGATAAACTCGATGTAAAAGAAGCTTATGTGTATTCGATCTATGTCAATCAGCTGAATACAGTCAATCAATAA
- a CDS encoding S8 family peptidase has protein sequence MRKIKKALNLSLAAGLVFSTLAAGASAQTTGEDAYKAHISSVIQKSPLLKQTQNNKTENPTMSADTLVIKYTSPLTSSQNQKAKATMVQNIKELQYAVVKVHNKDQLDKVINQYMSYDNVISVKPSVYFTPFAAAADPKAAEQYHLSMLQIAKAQGLAGKNKVKVAVIDQGIDRDHPELKNKLGVGYNMIEPLNQPWADFHGTHVAGIIGAEKGNGTGGYGINPNVEIISIDVFNRQWGATDYDIAEGILQAVKSGAKVINMSLGSTMNSPLIEDAVKQAVKKNVVVVAAAGNFGDDIKSYPAANEGVISVGAINDKKELAEFSSYGPSVDLVAPGEAVYAPLYDYEKGSTYAKLDGTSMASPVVAGVASLLLSKYPNLTPLQVEYILEKTATDLGDKGFDVKYANGLVNPVAALQFDIKKIPALSASEYNKEEILKRAVKIDPKAKKTQEGNFVKPYEQKWYQFNAAEGEYIQLKVTGSANYDYALKVHVFGEKDSAEHEVNMVAENLSEGKLVKVPFSGTVAVAVVDANGNYDNSGQNRSHYALDIEVTKEIPEAASSFTEPVVVESLPYSGEDTFVSADFKAAAEDYYKIQVDEPQVIRVELSGVPGVNSAIEAYFADEMMMEEMSKMETEMTDTENPDTDKSEGKPEEIPVYPFVVANNKGYSEGEVLTFEAMPGQTYIIKVTNDNSNYFGMYDYFLDPSMGTEEKEQDFSLIPYYLDIHGKVLPPDEDGLPFGMMPPEEGMEEEQATLESQKASIAAVFDMYYYPEDDYVTQIENAALPYEMGTEASGYLQMMDDEDWFAFEASTTGVYQFGLVSSPESYPMMEIYEIATEKTPDGEEIRYLNWLGSNISWDAFGVGVKKDLNTALRKGKKYLVKLNENYYEGTGISFNPYAFTSKVLLQNHEDQYEDNNETTKVKDLPGTTVKGNFGTANDRDVFYFKSSKDALYGVTVQRGALSDTLKKLPKELVAPFYSFVTFIEDTNNNRTLDDDEWAKVQHIDLMNIDGITSGSISAKKGKNYFVILEGYADGPNSFTLWPYEFKLQEQNRKDEDAGSVVKGNVPSKPLALKKTTSRLYTAKGYLNAGVKNGDEDWYKVDVSHSSTLKFRMSTSHETDAVVEVYQNGKLIHSADEYAWGDDEVFFLSLKPGTYHVKVRDANNNAALSPYEFKVYFTN, from the coding sequence ATGAGAAAAATCAAAAAAGCACTTAATCTTTCGCTTGCTGCAGGGCTCGTTTTTTCTACTTTAGCTGCTGGAGCAAGTGCACAGACGACTGGTGAAGATGCATATAAAGCACATATCTCGTCTGTTATTCAAAAAAGTCCTTTACTAAAACAGACACAAAATAATAAAACAGAAAATCCAACGATGAGTGCAGATACACTTGTAATTAAATACACGTCACCTCTCACATCCAGTCAGAATCAAAAGGCAAAAGCCACTATGGTGCAAAACATAAAAGAACTGCAATATGCGGTGGTAAAGGTTCACAACAAAGACCAGTTAGACAAAGTCATTAATCAATATATGAGCTATGACAACGTTATTTCCGTAAAACCAAGTGTTTACTTTACTCCATTTGCAGCTGCAGCAGATCCGAAAGCAGCAGAACAGTACCATCTAAGCATGCTGCAAATTGCTAAAGCACAAGGCTTAGCCGGAAAAAATAAAGTAAAAGTTGCGGTTATTGATCAGGGGATTGATAGAGATCACCCAGAGCTTAAGAATAAGCTCGGTGTCGGATATAACATGATCGAACCTTTAAACCAGCCTTGGGCAGATTTCCATGGTACACACGTAGCGGGTATCATTGGAGCTGAAAAAGGAAATGGAACGGGCGGATACGGAATCAATCCAAATGTTGAAATCATTTCGATCGACGTGTTTAACCGTCAATGGGGAGCAACCGATTATGATATCGCGGAAGGCATTTTACAGGCAGTCAAAAGCGGTGCCAAAGTTATTAATATGAGTTTAGGATCTACCATGAATTCACCACTGATTGAAGATGCTGTAAAACAAGCGGTTAAGAAGAATGTTGTCGTCGTCGCTGCTGCAGGTAACTTTGGGGATGATATAAAGAGCTATCCGGCGGCGAATGAAGGAGTCATCTCTGTAGGAGCAATCAATGATAAAAAAGAACTGGCTGAATTCTCTTCGTACGGACCATCTGTTGATTTGGTAGCACCTGGAGAAGCAGTTTATGCCCCGCTTTATGATTACGAGAAAGGATCTACATACGCGAAGCTGGATGGAACTTCGATGGCATCTCCAGTTGTAGCAGGGGTAGCGTCTTTATTGTTATCGAAATACCCTAATTTAACACCATTACAAGTGGAATATATTTTAGAGAAAACAGCAACAGACCTTGGCGATAAAGGCTTTGATGTCAAATATGCGAATGGACTCGTTAATCCAGTAGCGGCCCTCCAATTTGATATCAAGAAAATTCCAGCCTTGTCTGCATCAGAATATAATAAGGAAGAAATCTTAAAACGTGCTGTTAAGATTGATCCAAAAGCTAAAAAGACCCAAGAAGGCAATTTTGTTAAGCCGTATGAGCAAAAATGGTATCAGTTTAATGCAGCTGAAGGAGAGTACATCCAGCTTAAGGTAACTGGATCTGCTAATTACGATTATGCCTTAAAGGTTCATGTTTTCGGGGAAAAAGACTCTGCTGAACATGAGGTTAACATGGTTGCAGAGAATCTCTCAGAAGGAAAGCTAGTAAAGGTTCCATTCTCCGGAACTGTAGCTGTTGCTGTAGTGGATGCAAATGGGAATTATGATAACTCAGGCCAAAACCGGTCCCATTACGCATTAGATATTGAAGTCACGAAGGAAATTCCTGAAGCAGCCTCAAGTTTTACTGAGCCTGTTGTGGTTGAATCATTGCCGTATAGCGGAGAAGATACTTTTGTGTCTGCAGATTTCAAAGCAGCAGCGGAAGACTATTACAAAATTCAGGTGGATGAACCACAAGTGATTCGAGTTGAACTTAGCGGGGTTCCTGGAGTTAACTCAGCCATTGAAGCTTATTTTGCAGATGAGATGATGATGGAAGAAATGAGTAAGATGGAAACCGAAATGACTGACACTGAAAACCCAGACACCGATAAGTCTGAAGGCAAGCCAGAAGAGATTCCGGTTTACCCATTTGTGGTTGCTAATAATAAAGGGTACAGTGAAGGCGAAGTTTTAACGTTTGAGGCCATGCCAGGGCAAACATACATTATTAAAGTAACAAATGATAACTCAAATTATTTCGGAATGTACGATTACTTCCTCGACCCAAGTATGGGAACGGAAGAAAAGGAACAGGATTTTTCTTTAATTCCGTATTATTTGGATATTCATGGTAAGGTTTTGCCGCCTGATGAGGATGGTCTCCCATTTGGGATGATGCCGCCTGAAGAAGGTATGGAAGAAGAACAAGCTACTCTAGAATCCCAAAAGGCTTCGATTGCAGCCGTATTTGATATGTATTACTACCCAGAAGATGACTATGTCACACAAATTGAGAATGCAGCATTACCTTATGAAATGGGGACAGAAGCGTCAGGCTATCTGCAAATGATGGATGATGAGGATTGGTTTGCCTTTGAAGCATCTACAACCGGTGTATACCAATTTGGATTAGTCAGTTCACCTGAATCTTATCCGATGATGGAAATCTATGAAATTGCTACCGAAAAAACACCAGATGGTGAAGAGATTCGATACCTAAACTGGTTAGGTTCAAATATTTCGTGGGATGCATTCGGAGTTGGGGTGAAGAAGGATCTCAATACTGCTCTCCGTAAAGGAAAGAAATACCTAGTGAAATTAAATGAAAATTACTATGAAGGTACAGGAATTTCATTTAATCCGTATGCTTTTACCTCAAAGGTGCTTCTACAAAACCATGAGGACCAATATGAAGATAATAATGAAACTACCAAGGTAAAAGACCTTCCAGGAACAACGGTTAAAGGTAATTTCGGAACAGCCAATGACAGAGATGTTTTCTATTTCAAATCATCTAAAGACGCACTTTATGGGGTTACAGTCCAACGTGGTGCATTAAGTGACACATTGAAGAAACTGCCTAAAGAACTAGTAGCACCGTTCTATAGTTTTGTAACGTTTATAGAAGATACAAATAATAATAGAACACTAGATGATGATGAATGGGCAAAGGTTCAGCACATTGATTTGATGAACATAGATGGAATAACATCTGGTTCGATTTCAGCGAAAAAGGGTAAAAACTATTTTGTGATCCTAGAAGGATACGCTGATGGTCCGAACTCATTTACGCTGTGGCCATATGAGTTTAAGCTTCAAGAGCAAAACCGCAAAGATGAAGATGCCGGATCCGTGGTAAAAGGGAATGTACCTTCAAAACCTCTAGCACTTAAGAAAACAACATCTAGACTCTATACAGCAAAAGGTTATTTAAATGCTGGAGTGAAAAATGGTGATGAGGATTGGTATAAAGTAGACGTTTCTCACTCTTCAACATTGAAATTCAGAATGAGCACGTCACACGAAACAGATGCCGTTGTAGAGGTTTACCAGAATGGAAAGCTCATTCACTCAGCCGATGAATATGCATGGGGTGACGATGAAGTCTTCTTCCTGTCTCTAAAACCAGGAACCTATCATGTTAAAGTAAGAGACGCCAACAACAATGCAGCACTTTCACCTTATGAGTTTAAAGTGTACTTCACTAATTAA
- the csaB gene encoding polysaccharide pyruvyl transferase CsaB yields the protein MKFVISGFYGLGNTGDEAILEAIIDNLRTNFDNPEITVFSLSPEKTAKEHNVKSVYRAWRRENKEKVRELKSADLLISGGGGLLQDTYPTKFLFGPLPYYLLIVLLAKLCGTKVMFFSQGVGPVNSGWGKFLMKLANLADFITVRDEYSKELLHKLGVKKPQTVVTSDIVFAFQPKEDRACVESLGLKGDERLIAVSVRPWLGRTKQFEQMAVILDQLIEKTGFTPVFVPMEGHHDEKASKDVMAHMKHADKCLLLGNDFTPNQYLQFIGQCKMTIGMRLHALIFSTLMGVPHIGLSYDKKVESLLKRNGMWEVSSVLEEVDEQVLVENAMKILDNHNHYATIVKTNAEELKKEALKNIELLKEKFARD from the coding sequence TTGAAATTTGTTATTTCTGGCTTTTATGGCCTTGGCAACACTGGTGATGAAGCAATTTTAGAAGCAATTATTGACAATTTACGCACAAATTTTGATAATCCAGAAATTACCGTTTTTTCTTTGTCTCCTGAGAAGACGGCAAAGGAACATAATGTTAAGTCCGTTTACCGGGCATGGCGACGGGAAAATAAAGAAAAAGTTCGCGAGCTTAAGAGTGCTGATTTATTGATTAGTGGTGGAGGTGGACTTCTACAGGATACGTATCCGACTAAGTTTTTGTTCGGACCTCTTCCCTATTATTTATTAATTGTCTTACTGGCAAAGCTTTGCGGGACAAAAGTGATGTTTTTCTCTCAAGGAGTCGGTCCGGTTAATTCCGGGTGGGGCAAGTTTTTAATGAAGCTTGCCAATCTGGCTGATTTTATTACGGTACGGGATGAGTACTCGAAGGAGCTTTTACATAAGCTGGGGGTTAAGAAGCCTCAGACTGTGGTGACGTCTGATATTGTGTTTGCGTTTCAGCCGAAGGAAGATAGGGCTTGTGTCGAGTCTTTAGGGCTGAAGGGTGACGAGCGGCTGATTGCGGTTTCTGTACGTCCGTGGTTAGGTCGGACAAAGCAGTTTGAGCAAATGGCTGTGATTTTGGATCAGCTCATCGAAAAGACGGGTTTCACCCCTGTCTTTGTTCCAATGGAAGGCCACCACGATGAAAAGGCAAGTAAAGATGTGATGGCTCACATGAAGCATGCGGATAAGTGTTTATTGCTTGGTAATGATTTCACGCCAAACCAATATTTACAGTTTATCGGGCAATGTAAAATGACAATTGGAATGCGCCTGCACGCTTTGATTTTCTCTACCCTGATGGGAGTTCCCCATATCGGGTTAAGCTATGATAAAAAGGTTGAAAGTCTGCTGAAGCGAAACGGAATGTGGGAAGTTTCGTCTGTATTAGAGGAAGTGGATGAGCAAGTGTTAGTGGAAAATGCGATGAAGATCTTAGATAACCACAATCACTACGCTACTATTGTGAAGACGAATGCTGAGGAACTAAAGAAAGAAGCGTTGAAGAATATAGAGTTGTTGAAGGAGAAGTTTGCTCGGGATTGA
- a CDS encoding glycosyltransferase family 4 protein codes for MKILIATAYDYPHAGGLSTHVTTLKAGLESLGHEVDVLSFSDIPSPVRKLYAQGPSFVLNKVKKGKGIVWSHNVRKRLLQGLINKNKDKQYDLINAQDPFTTLAALETGIPTVSTVHGYMTFESVSKGSMDEGSPEANYMKEVEVRSYKGTRAIITVDQRLKEYVKEVSGVEATAIRNFIDIHQFKPDQAKRDEYRKKYGIDLNKKVLFVPRRLTKKNGVIYPALSLPAVLKAHPDTQLIYAGSGEAMSEIQNIVAREGLEQNVTLLGAVPHDTVKEYYALSDVVLVPSVHSAGVEEATSISALEAMGSGSPLVACAVGGLKEIVNHREDGLLVEEKNVEQLAEAIIELLDHPELGQELAQKARTKIENEYSHLAAAKKYEEIYKKALTV; via the coding sequence ATGAAAATATTAATTGCGACCGCTTATGATTATCCCCATGCTGGTGGTCTTTCCACCCATGTAACGACGTTGAAGGCTGGGCTGGAGTCGCTTGGCCATGAGGTGGATGTTCTATCGTTTTCAGATATTCCTTCGCCTGTTCGCAAGCTTTATGCGCAAGGGCCATCCTTTGTCCTGAATAAAGTGAAAAAAGGTAAAGGCATTGTCTGGAGTCATAATGTAAGGAAGCGCCTGCTCCAAGGGCTGATTAATAAAAATAAAGATAAGCAATATGATTTGATTAACGCGCAGGATCCTTTTACAACATTAGCTGCTTTGGAAACTGGGATTCCGACGGTTTCAACTGTGCACGGCTATATGACGTTTGAATCGGTGAGTAAAGGGTCGATGGATGAGGGTAGCCCGGAAGCTAACTATATGAAGGAAGTCGAAGTTCGTTCTTATAAAGGTACACGTGCGATTATTACAGTGGACCAGCGTTTAAAAGAGTATGTTAAAGAGGTTTCTGGCGTTGAAGCTACAGCCATCCGGAACTTTATTGATATTCATCAATTTAAGCCGGATCAAGCTAAGCGAGACGAATATCGGAAAAAGTACGGGATTGATTTAAATAAGAAAGTTTTATTCGTTCCTCGACGTTTAACGAAGAAAAATGGGGTTATATATCCAGCTCTTTCATTGCCGGCTGTATTGAAGGCTCACCCTGATACTCAATTGATTTATGCAGGCAGCGGTGAGGCAATGAGTGAAATTCAAAATATCGTAGCAAGAGAAGGACTCGAACAAAATGTAACCTTATTAGGTGCCGTTCCTCATGATACGGTAAAAGAGTACTACGCCCTCTCAGATGTTGTGTTAGTGCCAAGTGTTCACTCTGCCGGTGTTGAGGAAGCAACTTCGATTTCAGCACTGGAAGCAATGGGCTCAGGCTCGCCACTTGTTGCTTGTGCCGTTGGCGGACTAAAAGAAATCGTCAACCACAGAGAAGACGGTTTATTAGTAGAAGAAAAAAATGTTGAACAGCTTGCAGAGGCCATTATTGAGTTACTCGATCACCCAGAACTTGGTCAGGAGCTAGCCCAAAAAGCGCGTACGAAAATCGAGAATGAATACTCTCACCTCGCTGCAGCAAAAAAATATGAAGAGATTTATAAAAAAGCTTTAACAGTATAA
- the murJ gene encoding murein biosynthesis integral membrane protein MurJ has protein sequence MANLKKAAIWITLLAIVLKLSGFLREGIVAHQFGASDYTDGYKLAFSFITLVVAMISVGFNNVFLPLYMKEKKEKPVETERNANALMNITVVIFLVLSIPLGIWADDIVPFIYANMTPGAEEVAVNMTRLFFYGMAAIALSGILESYLQSRRTFVPTHISKLLATLMSAVFAILFSEQWGIYSLAYGFLFGTVCGVIIQFIYLRKREFYWKPQMKLDKTFQKTFIVLIIPALLNSVVGQVNMFVNNIFASGTITGAVTYLNNASLVVSIPSAIYGTTIATIIFTLLSERADDQKGFQQTFYDGMRLTWLTLLPITGGLLVVGYPLLEFIYQRGAYTAADTQGAYIALLLYLPMILTQGLQFIVSKSMYAKGKTAVVFRISVTTIVLNLILNFLLVDRFGYPALALSSSLVSVYFLTVSTVVVYREFDKGEGRKLAALLIRGTLPTLVMVLPLYLLQQTGLLAPLYSLIELMIYVPLGVVLYVAGLYFLYREGFNSLMQMVRRRKKSNV, from the coding sequence ATGGCAAATCTGAAGAAGGCTGCCATTTGGATCACCCTGTTAGCAATTGTTTTGAAGCTATCAGGTTTTTTGCGGGAAGGAATTGTAGCCCATCAATTTGGTGCGAGTGACTACACCGATGGCTACAAGCTTGCCTTTTCTTTTATAACATTAGTTGTTGCCATGATTTCTGTCGGGTTTAACAATGTATTTCTCCCGCTTTATATGAAAGAAAAAAAGGAAAAACCAGTTGAGACTGAACGAAATGCCAATGCATTGATGAATATAACGGTTGTGATTTTCCTTGTTCTCTCCATTCCTTTAGGCATTTGGGCAGATGACATTGTTCCTTTCATTTATGCCAACATGACGCCTGGTGCCGAAGAAGTTGCGGTCAATATGACTCGCCTCTTTTTCTATGGGATGGCAGCGATTGCGTTAAGCGGGATTTTGGAATCTTATTTACAGTCTCGGCGTACGTTTGTTCCAACTCATATTTCTAAATTACTTGCAACCTTAATGAGTGCAGTATTTGCCATCCTCTTTTCTGAACAATGGGGGATTTACAGTTTAGCTTATGGGTTTTTATTCGGTACGGTTTGTGGTGTGATTATTCAGTTTATTTATTTGCGGAAACGAGAGTTTTACTGGAAGCCGCAGATGAAGTTGGACAAGACATTCCAGAAGACATTTATCGTATTAATTATTCCGGCTCTGTTAAATTCTGTGGTCGGACAGGTTAATATGTTTGTCAATAATATCTTTGCATCCGGAACAATTACAGGGGCCGTTACCTATTTGAATAACGCCTCCCTTGTCGTCAGTATTCCGAGTGCTATTTACGGTACTACCATTGCAACTATTATTTTCACACTGCTCTCTGAAAGAGCAGATGATCAAAAAGGGTTTCAGCAAACCTTTTATGATGGAATGCGCCTGACATGGCTGACGCTTTTACCGATTACAGGAGGGTTATTAGTCGTTGGTTATCCGCTGCTTGAGTTTATTTACCAGCGTGGGGCTTATACAGCCGCTGACACACAAGGTGCCTACATTGCATTACTGCTCTATCTGCCAATGATTTTGACACAAGGTCTGCAATTCATCGTGTCGAAGTCGATGTACGCGAAAGGAAAAACAGCAGTCGTATTCCGGATTAGTGTGACGACGATCGTATTGAACCTTATTTTGAATTTCTTGCTCGTCGATCGTTTTGGCTATCCAGCTCTCGCACTATCCAGTTCACTCGTTTCGGTATATTTTTTAACCGTTTCGACAGTTGTTGTGTACCGTGAATTTGATAAAGGAGAAGGCAGGAAGCTCGCAGCCTTGCTTATCCGGGGAACCTTGCCAACTTTAGTGATGGTTTTACCATTATATCTGCTGCAGCAAACCGGCTTACTTGCCCCGCTTTACTCCTTGATCGAATTAATGATCTATGTGCCATTAGGTGTCGTGCTCTATGTGGCGGGACTTTACTTCCTGTATAGAGAAGGATTTAATAGCTTGATGCAAATGGTGAGGAGAAGAAAGAAATCTAATGTGTAA